From the genome of Bacteroidota bacterium:
AGGAGAGAATTCAATAATAATTTTGCGCAAGGGAAGTTAAAGCAGGTGACACTGAACCGGAAGTTGATTGTCGTTGGGGTGGAATAATTTTATGATATCCTTCGATACGTCTCGATTAAACAACTAATCGAGACTTGCTCAGGGTGAACAAAATTTTAGTGTTTCGATGAAATTTCTACTGGAGTGTTTATGAAATCAAAAATACTATTTATTTTTTTAATCACTTCATTTGCTTTTTCTCAAGTTCCAAATTGGTATTCCACTCACACTCATCCTAAATACCCGACAGCACAATTCATTATTGGAGTGGGCACTGGTGGAAGCAACAGCGCCGGAATAGATGCAGCAAAAAAATCGGCGATGGCGGATATTGCATCGCAGCTTCGCATTCAAGTCCAGTCTGAAATGAAAGAATTCACACAGAATTTATCCGTGAATGATGATGAACAAGTGTATTCAGACTTCAAACGTCAGTCACGGACAGTTGTGAGTGATGAGATCACCGGTGCGGATGTGATTGAAACAGTCGTCGATGAACAAAGCGCAACAACCTATGCGTTGGTGGTTTTAAATAGAGAGAAATACAGTGGAAGTCTTCGCGCAGAACTTGAAAACGGTTGGAAACAGGCAAGCGATCTTCGTGCAGCAGGAAATGATTTTTTTGCAAAAGGAAAACTGATAGAAGCTATTCAGAGTATCAATCAGATTAAACAGATAATTGCACCGTTATTGGCAAAGCAGATATTGCATAACGCGGCAGCGGCCGCCCCGTTCACATTTCCTTCTGTGTTTAATCCGGCCGCATTACAAGGAGACATCCGGACATTTTTAGCGAACGTGAAAATGGAAAAGAAAAGTGGCGATAATCAAAAAGGGAAGATCGGAGAAAAATTCTCAACTTCCTTTATTGTGACGGTAAAAGCCAATGGTGTTGCCTGTTCAGGTATCACGGTTGCTTTCTTGATTGACGAAAAGAATAAACTTGGTGAGTCCATTACTGATGAGAAAGGGGATGCGTCCTTCTCAACTATTGTGAGAAGTGGAAATGGAATCAAAGCAAAGATAGCGTTGCCTGGACTTGGAAGAGAATTTGAACAGAATATCAATTCTTCTGCTGTTGTGTTTTCATGGAATGCACAAGCTTCGGATAAAGCATTCTCCATCACTGTGAACGCCAAAAATAAAAAACTTGCTGAATCCGTTCAGTCCAAACTTTCATCTGCTATAACACAGATTGGATACAAAGTAGTTACTATGTCCAACAATACTCTTTCGATAGAAGTGACATCGGGAGTGCCGGGGAAGATTGAAGGGATGGCTGGGACACTCTATAATATTACCCTTGAAGCAACAGTGCATCGTAAAGATAATGCATCCAATTCCATAATTGGTTCAGCAACATTTTCTGCTAAGGGAGTCGGCTCATCTGAAGATGAAGCGATGATTAAAGCGGCTAGTGCTCTGAAGATTGAGCAAGCTGCATTATCGGAATTACTCCAGAAATAAAAATAAGATAACCTTGCGAAGAACGTAGAACTCACCTCAAAAACACAAAAACAACGGTCATTCTGAATCCCGATGCAATCCTGAGCAAAGCGAAGGATATCGGGATGAAGAATCTGAAAAAAGTATCAGATTTGCCGACATCATTTTGTATTGTGCGGCACTCCGTACTGCGGAGCTTCGCTGCGCTTAGTATAAAAACATCCAAGGCTTGCTCAGAATGGCAATAGTTTCATTTTTGAGATACTTCTAAAAACTTCGTACCACAATTACCTTCGCAAGCTTTTATTTCTTCGTCCTTCTTTCCTCATTAACATCCAACATATTTTGATTGTTTCCATACTTTTCATACTTTTGCAGGAAGAGATAGTATTGAATAGGTAAGTACGACCTACAAAAAAATAAATTTGTTTCACTTTCCTTTTTCCGACACCAAAATAAATCATCGTGATTTAATCTTCGATATGGTAAAGTCTGTTTATTATAGTTGTGCACTCATTTTGGTGTTAGCAAATATCGCTTCGACTCAGATTGATGGATTACATGATATCTGGAAATGGTCGCATTTCACTGTGTATGAAGGACTCCCTTCCGATAAAATTGTGAGTGTCGTTGAAACGACAGATTCAACAGTATGGGTGTTAACAGAAAATGGCATTGCATGGTTTGACGGATATCGCTGGCATCGTATGGGAGCTGAGCATGGATTGCCGGAAGGAACGCCTCAAAAAATATCGACAGGGAATCATGGAAAATTATTAGCAATTTGGGAGGGGAAATTATATATAGGAGACCAACGCAGATTCCAAAAAATGATTTTTCCCGGCGGTTACACAAATGATAGTGTGTTACAAGCTTGCAAACATGACGATCATTCCATCCTTGTTAAAAAAATCAACTCGTTGATAGTAATTCGTTCTAACGATGCGGCAGTGATTTCTGTGCCTCCTGAATATACATACTGTAAGATTACGACAGACTGTATATGGTATAACACAAAAAAAGAATTTATGAGAGTGACCGGAGTTGGATCCCGTCACATATCAACAAAAAATATTTATGTCTACCCTCTTGCTCCACGGGTGATTGCTGAAAATGAAAAAGGGGAAGGAATCATTTCCTTCGATGCTCCCAAAGAATATATTGGCATCGGAGAATGGTCCAAAGATAATGTGTTGCAATATTCCAAAACTGAACGTGGCATTTCTGTTCGATCCATGGATATGTTTCCCAATGGTGACGCTCTGGCTATTTATGAAACAGGGGATGTTCATTGGCGACACGAGGGAAAATGGATTGATATTCAGCCGATCCCAGCGCAAATGCTTAATGCCAGTGTCATCCGTTGCAGAAAAAATGGGGATTTTTGGATCGGTTCTGAAAACGGATTGTTTCTTTTTCGCCAATCATTTAATCAATGGGAAAAATTATCCTATCCTTTTTCCGACCCAAGGAATATTGTGATGGAATTGTTCCAGAGTTCACGGCAGGAAATGTGGGTGGGAACAATTGATGGAGTTGAGGTGATTGCGAAAAATGGAACACGACGACACTTTCCATCCATCTTAGGAAAGAGAATTGGTCTTGTCACCGGCATCAATGAAGATGTGCATGGAAACATTTGGATATCCAGCGGTTCGGAATTTTATGGCGCATATCGATGGGATGGA
Proteins encoded in this window:
- a CDS encoding LPP20 family lipoprotein — its product is MKSKILFIFLITSFAFSQVPNWYSTHTHPKYPTAQFIIGVGTGGSNSAGIDAAKKSAMADIASQLRIQVQSEMKEFTQNLSVNDDEQVYSDFKRQSRTVVSDEITGADVIETVVDEQSATTYALVVLNREKYSGSLRAELENGWKQASDLRAAGNDFFAKGKLIEAIQSINQIKQIIAPLLAKQILHNAAAAAPFTFPSVFNPAALQGDIRTFLANVKMEKKSGDNQKGKIGEKFSTSFIVTVKANGVACSGITVAFLIDEKNKLGESITDEKGDASFSTIVRSGNGIKAKIALPGLGREFEQNINSSAVVFSWNAQASDKAFSITVNAKNKKLAESVQSKLSSAITQIGYKVVTMSNNTLSIEVTSGVPGKIEGMAGTLYNITLEATVHRKDNASNSIIGSATFSAKGVGSSEDEAMIKAASALKIEQAALSELLQK